One stretch of Daphnia pulicaria isolate SC F1-1A chromosome 8, SC_F0-13Bv2, whole genome shotgun sequence DNA includes these proteins:
- the LOC124311256 gene encoding pinin-like: MAVAVENFQAELEKARETLNKVDENIKKITGRDPTEARNARFQSQVGNNEGRENAQARNRIPPRFQGRLSSRDEQEKRHDGPTHTKRIVREGNDGRPTPLVAIGNPKGWRNDDYEEGELPRKGAIHSSITAPNADRKTREEALAQQSKDVKVKDRNRRMFGSLLGTLAKFRMEESSQKDKEEKRARIEQRLEETARQEKESLRKERNELFMERKRQQAHVRRLEWKMHRLREHDEWATRQQPLMKFIKLTTTPPLYYKPKVWTPKTEELIKESQRKLKEMLETRRKELEEELLRVEEKAIARLERVRERGYRVAPASEQDAELEELEAEIEMYALALGEEKEEDMELHPEKVSQGPLTFPKHDPDEPMDSA; encoded by the exons ATGGCCGTCGCTGTTGAGAATTTTCAAGCCGAACTTGAAAAAGCACGTGAAACACTTAATAAAGTTGATGAAAATATCAAGAAAATAACTGGAAGAGATCCAACAGAGGCCAG AAATGCCAGGTTTCAGTCTCAAGTTGGCAATAACGAAGGACGAGAAAATGCACAGGCACGAAACCGGATTCCCCCACGGTTTCAAGGAAGACTGTCGTCCAG AGATGAACAGGAAAAGAGGCATGATGGCCCAACTCACACTAAAAGAATAGTTAGAGAAGGAAATGATGGCAG GCCTACTCCTTTGGTTGCTATTGGAAATCCAAAAGGTTGGAGAAATGATGACTATGAAGAAGGAGAACTACCACGCAAA GGTGCCATTCACTCTAGCATCACAGCTCCGAATGCAGACAGAAAGACAAGAGAAGAGGCCCTAGCCCAGCAAAGCAAAGATGTTAAAGTCAAAGACAG AAATCGGAGAATGTTTGGTTCATTATTAGGAACATTGGCCAAATTCAGGATGGAAGAATCGTCACAGAAAGATAAA GAAGAGAAACGAGCCAGAATTGAACAAAGATTAGAGGAGACCGCACGCCAGGAGAAAGAGAGTCTGAGAAAAGAGCGAAATGAACTCTTCATGGAGCGTAAGAGACAACAGGCACATGTCAGGAGACTGGAATGGAAGATGCATCGTCTAAGAGAA CACGATGAATGGGCAACTCGTCAACAACCGCTGATGAAGTTTATCAAATTAACGACAACTCCTCCATTATACTACAAGCCTAAAGTTTGGACTCCAAAAACAGAAGAATTAATCAAGGAAAGTCAGCGTAAACTCAAAG AAATGCTCGAGACTCGGCGAAAAGAACTTGAGGAAGAATTATTACGAGTAGAAGAGAAGGCAATCGCCCGTCTTGAGCGAGTCCGTGAGCGTGGATATCGTGTGGCACCGGCTAGCGAGCAAGATGCGGAGCTGGAGGAACTGGAAGCTGAAATTGAAATGTACGCTTTGGCTCTTggcgaagaaaaggaagaagacatGGAACTCCATCCGGAAAAAGTCAGCCAAGGCCCACTCACTTTCCCCAAGCACGATCCGGACGAGCCAATGGACTCTGCTTGA